The following are encoded together in the Dama dama isolate Ldn47 chromosome 27, ASM3311817v1, whole genome shotgun sequence genome:
- the LOC133047644 gene encoding serpin B3-like isoform X2 encodes MSSLGEAIIHLAIDLFHQIRKSEKENIFLSPFSISSALAMTYLGARENTASEMQKVLHFNEITENPRGRATRNLVEKPGKVHHHFQKLLTELKKSTDAYELSVANRLYGEQEFPFLREYMDNVKKFYLASVESADFKNAAEESRKMINSWVESQTNGKIKDLFPKDSLDSTTALVLVNAVYFKGQWNQEFKKENTVEEKFWLNKDVQAKILEIPYKGDELSMMVLLPNEVDGLQELEDQLTAEKLIEWTSPQNMGKTQVDLYLPRFKVEESYDLVPTLQALGMVDAFRDGVADFSGMTEGCDLVVSMVVHKSFVEVTEEGTEAAAASGVEITVRAGRNSESFRCDHPFLFLIKHIKTNSILFWGRVSSP; translated from the exons ATGAGTTCCCTCGGTGAAGCAATCATCCACCTTGCAATCGATCTGTTCCACCAGATCagaaaatcagagaaggaaaacatcTTCCTGTCCCCTTTCAGTATCTCGTCAGCCTTAGCCATGACTTACTTAGGGGCCCGAGAAAACACTGCATCAGAAATGCAGAAG GTCCTTCACTTCAATGAAATCACAGAGAACCCAAGAGGAAGAGCTACAAGAAATCTC GTTGAAAAGCCAGGAAAAGTTCATCATCACTTTCAAAAGCTTCTGACGGAATTAAAGAAATCCACTGATGCCTATGAGCTGAGTGTTGCCAACAGGCTCTATGGAGAACAGGAGTTTCCATTTCTCCGG GAATACATGGATAATGTTAAGAAATTTTATCTAGCCAGTGTGGAATCTGCTGATTTTAAAAATGCTGCAGAGGAAAGTCGAAAGATGATTAATTCCTGGGTGGAGAGCCAAACCAATG GAAAAATCAAAGATCTGTTTCCCAAAGACTCTCTCGACAGCACTACTGCTCTGGTTCTGGTGAACGCTGTCTATTTCAAAGGGCAGTGGAACCaggaatttaagaaagaaaatactgtgGAGGAAAAGTTTTGGCTGAACAAG GACGTGCAAGCCAAGATCCTGGAAATACCGTACAAAGGCGATGAGCTAAGCATGATGGTGCTGCTGCCCAATGAAGTAGATGGTCTGCAGGAG CTTGAAGATCAGCTCACTGCTGAGAAGTTAATAGAGTGGACGAGCCCACAGAATATGGGGAAGACACAGGTGGATTTATACCTGCCTCGGTTTAAAGTGGAAGAGAGCTATGACCTCGTGCCCACACTGCAAGCCCTGGGGATGGTGGACGCCTTCCGTGATGGGGTGGCTGATTTCTCGGGCATGACCGAGGGATGTGATCTGGTGGTGTCGATGGTCGTCCACAAGTCCTTTGTGGAGGTGACCGAGGAGGGCACGGAGGCTGCAGCTGCTTCCGGCGTAGAAATTACTGTAAGAGCAGGAAGAAATTCTGAGAGTTTCCGCTGCGATCACCCCTTCCTGTTCCTCATCAAGCACATCAAGACCAACAGCATCCTCTTCTGGGGCCGAGTCTCTTCCCCTTAG
- the LOC133047644 gene encoding serpin B4-like isoform X1 gives MSSLGEAIIHLAIDLFHQIRKSEKENIFLSPFSISSALAMTYLGARENTASEMQKVLHFNEITENPRGRATRNLVEKPGKVHHHFQKLLTELKKSTDAYELSVANRLYGEQEFPFLREYMDNVKKFYLASVESADFKNAAEESRKMINSWVESQTNGKIKDLFPKDSLDSTTALVLVNAVYFKGQWNQEFKKENTVEEKFWLNKDTSKPVHMMKQANHFNFVSLEDVQAKILEIPYKGDELSMMVLLPNEVDGLQELEDQLTAEKLIEWTSPQNMGKTQVDLYLPRFKVEESYDLVPTLQALGMVDAFRDGVADFSGMTEGCDLVVSMVVHKSFVEVTEEGTEAAAASGVEITVRAGRNSESFRCDHPFLFLIKHIKTNSILFWGRVSSP, from the exons ATGAGTTCCCTCGGTGAAGCAATCATCCACCTTGCAATCGATCTGTTCCACCAGATCagaaaatcagagaaggaaaacatcTTCCTGTCCCCTTTCAGTATCTCGTCAGCCTTAGCCATGACTTACTTAGGGGCCCGAGAAAACACTGCATCAGAAATGCAGAAG GTCCTTCACTTCAATGAAATCACAGAGAACCCAAGAGGAAGAGCTACAAGAAATCTC GTTGAAAAGCCAGGAAAAGTTCATCATCACTTTCAAAAGCTTCTGACGGAATTAAAGAAATCCACTGATGCCTATGAGCTGAGTGTTGCCAACAGGCTCTATGGAGAACAGGAGTTTCCATTTCTCCGG GAATACATGGATAATGTTAAGAAATTTTATCTAGCCAGTGTGGAATCTGCTGATTTTAAAAATGCTGCAGAGGAAAGTCGAAAGATGATTAATTCCTGGGTGGAGAGCCAAACCAATG GAAAAATCAAAGATCTGTTTCCCAAAGACTCTCTCGACAGCACTACTGCTCTGGTTCTGGTGAACGCTGTCTATTTCAAAGGGCAGTGGAACCaggaatttaagaaagaaaatactgtgGAGGAAAAGTTTTGGCTGAACAAG GATACAAGCAAACCTGTGCACATGATGAAACAAGCCAATCATTTCAATTTTGTGTCACTGGAGGACGTGCAAGCCAAGATCCTGGAAATACCGTACAAAGGCGATGAGCTAAGCATGATGGTGCTGCTGCCCAATGAAGTAGATGGTCTGCAGGAG CTTGAAGATCAGCTCACTGCTGAGAAGTTAATAGAGTGGACGAGCCCACAGAATATGGGGAAGACACAGGTGGATTTATACCTGCCTCGGTTTAAAGTGGAAGAGAGCTATGACCTCGTGCCCACACTGCAAGCCCTGGGGATGGTGGACGCCTTCCGTGATGGGGTGGCTGATTTCTCGGGCATGACCGAGGGATGTGATCTGGTGGTGTCGATGGTCGTCCACAAGTCCTTTGTGGAGGTGACCGAGGAGGGCACGGAGGCTGCAGCTGCTTCCGGCGTAGAAATTACTGTAAGAGCAGGAAGAAATTCTGAGAGTTTCCGCTGCGATCACCCCTTCCTGTTCCTCATCAAGCACATCAAGACCAACAGCATCCTCTTCTGGGGCCGAGTCTCTTCCCCTTAG